The following proteins are encoded in a genomic region of Rubrobacter xylanophilus DSM 9941:
- a CDS encoding YihY/virulence factor BrkB family protein: MRIPGRNLLRSAERAGNRPRVPMTRDLGLVDLLKLTLREMQEDHVSAYAGNLTYKVFFAIFPFFTLLLSLLGLFDATDLVRTMLENLSRVMPQSALRFVESQLLSITQSQAEGAFTAGAVISILLALWGVSGAMRSVMEAMNVMYEVEENRPFWKVYGISILISLAVAALLILALLLLVFGAAFGGGLASLVGLGPVFAAIWSVAQWPILACFVLFAFALVYYFAPAVEQRWRWISAGSVLAFVFWLIFSLAFSLYVANFGSYNATYGSLAGIIIFLLYVYYSSLIVLLGAELNQVIEWHIPEGKDEGERAPKDGAP; this comes from the coding sequence ATGCGCATACCGGGCAGAAACCTGTTGAGGAGCGCCGAGAGGGCGGGCAACCGCCCCCGGGTCCCGATGACCCGCGACCTGGGCCTGGTGGACCTGCTGAAGCTGACCCTCAGGGAGATGCAGGAGGACCACGTCTCGGCCTACGCCGGGAACCTGACCTACAAGGTGTTCTTCGCCATCTTCCCGTTCTTCACGCTGCTGCTCTCGCTGCTCGGGCTCTTCGACGCCACCGATCTGGTGCGGACGATGCTGGAGAACCTCTCGCGGGTGATGCCCCAGTCCGCGCTGCGGTTCGTGGAGAGCCAGCTGCTCTCCATAACGCAGAGCCAGGCCGAGGGGGCGTTCACGGCGGGCGCGGTGATCTCCATCCTGCTGGCGCTGTGGGGCGTCTCGGGGGCGATGCGCTCGGTGATGGAGGCGATGAACGTGATGTACGAGGTCGAGGAGAACCGCCCGTTCTGGAAGGTCTACGGGATCTCCATCCTGATCTCGCTGGCCGTCGCGGCGCTGCTGATCCTCGCCCTGCTCCTGCTGGTCTTCGGCGCCGCCTTCGGCGGCGGGCTCGCCTCTCTGGTGGGCCTCGGGCCGGTCTTCGCGGCGATCTGGAGCGTCGCGCAGTGGCCCATCCTGGCCTGCTTCGTGCTCTTCGCCTTCGCCCTCGTCTACTACTTCGCCCCGGCCGTGGAGCAGCGGTGGCGCTGGATCAGCGCGGGATCGGTGCTCGCCTTCGTGTTCTGGCTGATCTTCTCGCTGGCGTTCTCGCTGTACGTGGCGAACTTCGGCTCCTACAACGCAACCTACGGCTCGCTCGCGGGGATCATCATCTTCCTGCTCTACGTCTACTACTCCTCCCTGATCGTGCTGCTCGGCGCCGAGCTGAACCAGGTGATAGAGTGGCACATCCCCGAGGGGAAGGACGAGGGGGAGCGGGCCCCGAAGGACGGGGCGCCCTAG
- the rimP gene encoding ribosome maturation factor RimP → MVVTATRLDRLSEAVERALPEGTELVEARFSRGPLLTLLVDREGGPVDHEFCARIISIVAPALEEEGYSGMIEVSSPGIERPLTRPSHFRRFIGRRVRVRVGEPVDGRRNFTGVIERVADAGFVLRLSEDGEEVELPFGSVTRAHLKEDLDK, encoded by the coding sequence GTGGTAGTAACGGCGACGAGGCTGGACAGGCTGAGCGAGGCTGTGGAGCGGGCGCTCCCCGAGGGGACCGAGCTGGTCGAGGCCCGGTTCTCGCGGGGGCCGCTGCTGACGCTGCTCGTGGACCGCGAGGGGGGACCCGTGGACCACGAGTTCTGCGCGCGCATCATCTCCATAGTCGCTCCGGCGCTGGAGGAGGAGGGCTACAGCGGCATGATCGAGGTCTCCTCGCCGGGCATCGAGCGGCCGCTGACCAGGCCCTCGCACTTCCGGCGCTTTATCGGCCGCCGGGTGCGGGTACGGGTCGGCGAGCCCGTGGATGGCCGCCGGAACTTCACCGGCGTCATAGAGCGGGTCGCCGACGCCGGCTTCGTGCTCAGGCTATCCGAGGATGGCGAGGAGGTGGAGCTGCCGTTCGGCTCCGTGACCCGGGCCCACCTCAAGGAGGATCTGGACAAGTGA